One part of the Aricia agestis chromosome Z, ilAriAges1.1, whole genome shotgun sequence genome encodes these proteins:
- the LOC121738987 gene encoding cdc42 homolog — translation MQTIKCVVVGDGAVGKTCLLISYTTNKFPSEYVPTVFDNYAVTVMIGGEPYTLGLFDTAGQEDYDRLRPLSYPQTDVFLVCFSVVSPSSFENVKEKWVPEITHHQQKTPFLLVGTQIDLRDDPATMEKLAKIKQKPVSLEQGEKLAKELKAVKYVECSALTQKGLKNVFDEAILAALEPPEPVKRRKCALL, via the exons ATGCAGACCATTAAATGTGTAGTTGTGGGCGATGGAGCTGTGGGCAAGACCTGTCTGCTTATCAGTTATACCACCAACAAATTCCCTTCCGAATATGTTCCTACAGTCTTCGACAACTATGCCGTCACTGTCATGATTGGCGGGGAACCATACACCTTGGGTCTATTTGACACGGCTG GTCAGGAGGATTATGATAGACTCAGACCTCTGAGCTACCCACAGACGGACGTCTTCCTCGTTTGCTTCAGTGTTGTGAGTCCAAGTTCATTCGAAAATGTCAAAGAAAAG TGGGTGCCGGAGATCACTCACCATCAACAGAAGACTCCGTTCCTGCTTGTGGGCACACAGATTGACCTTCGGGATGATCCAGCCACCATGGAGAAGCTCGCTAAGATCAAGCAGAAGCCCGTCTCTCTTGAGCAGGGAGAAAAACTAGCCAAGGAGCTCAAGGCTGTCAAATATGTTGAGTGCTCTGCTTTAACGCAG AAGGGACTGAAGAACGTCTTCGATGAGGCTATCCTGGCGGCGCTGGAGCCTCCGGAACCCGTCAAGCGGAGGAAATGCGCCCTGCTGTAA